The following proteins are co-located in the Caldalkalibacillus uzonensis genome:
- the yqfC gene encoding sporulation protein YqfC: MRKLHQKLKRWAAGVLDIPQDVILDMPRITMIGPLQMYVENHQGVLLFNHNELRLLLSNKGQLLVRGEKLVIRQILPEEILLEGHIRHVQYLEPGQ, encoded by the coding sequence ATGCGAAAGCTTCATCAGAAGTTGAAGCGCTGGGCAGCTGGTGTACTCGACATACCCCAAGATGTCATTCTGGATATGCCTCGCATCACCATGATCGGCCCATTGCAAATGTACGTGGAAAATCATCAGGGAGTATTATTGTTTAATCACAATGAGCTGAGACTTCTGTTGAGCAATAAAGGACAATTGCTTGTCCGTGGAGAAAAACTGGTAATCCGCCAAATTTTACCTGAGGAAATATTGCTGGAGGGGCATATTCGACATGTGCAATATCTGGAGCCAGGTCAGTAA
- a CDS encoding NfeD family protein, translating into MVKGRNIRYPAGAWVTLFMILCTFAPLVFVPMQVLAQDDGLVYVVEVSDVVEKGLLAYMERAFREAEEAGADHIILQLHTPGGEVDAAEEIGNLIQFSSIPVTAFINTNATSAGAFIALNADQIVMAPTGTMGSAQVVHLEGQAADEKAQSHWKSRMAGAATAGGRDPIYAIAMVDPSVEIEGLVTDEQLLNFTADQALEHGYAEGIANNLQEVLQFIELENATVVEVEITWAERLARFITHPIVASILLSVASLGLILELYSPGFGVPGILGISALLLFFFGHLVAGFAGMEAVLLFIAGLILIIIELFMPGFGIFGILGIVAVGASLTLASENVIIGLQNIGIALLLTIIVAAVLSRYLHIKGVWSRLVLQEGLSTEEGRAVFEQKSALVGKTGIALTKLRPSGAVRIDGQRYDVVSDGTVIEQGAKVEVIKVEGPRIVVRELDNEDGV; encoded by the coding sequence ATGGTTAAGGGTCGGAATATACGGTATCCTGCAGGTGCCTGGGTGACATTGTTTATGATTCTATGTACATTTGCTCCCCTTGTATTTGTTCCCATGCAGGTACTGGCTCAAGATGACGGTCTGGTCTATGTGGTGGAAGTGAGCGATGTGGTGGAGAAGGGCTTGTTGGCCTATATGGAGCGGGCCTTCAGGGAAGCAGAGGAAGCGGGTGCTGACCATATCATCTTGCAGCTACATACACCGGGTGGAGAGGTAGATGCAGCTGAAGAGATTGGTAATCTGATTCAGTTTTCTTCCATACCTGTTACTGCTTTCATTAACACGAATGCAACATCAGCAGGGGCATTTATCGCGCTTAACGCAGATCAGATTGTGATGGCACCAACAGGAACCATGGGCTCGGCCCAAGTGGTTCATCTGGAAGGGCAAGCTGCCGATGAAAAAGCTCAGTCCCATTGGAAAAGCCGCATGGCAGGAGCAGCCACAGCTGGTGGACGGGATCCCATCTATGCCATCGCCATGGTGGACCCCAGTGTAGAAATAGAAGGCCTGGTCACAGATGAACAACTGTTAAACTTCACTGCTGACCAAGCATTGGAACATGGCTATGCGGAAGGCATTGCAAACAATTTACAAGAAGTATTGCAATTTATAGAGCTTGAAAATGCCACGGTGGTGGAAGTGGAAATCACCTGGGCCGAACGATTGGCCCGCTTTATCACGCATCCGATTGTGGCTTCCATTCTCTTGTCAGTGGCCAGTCTGGGTCTGATTTTGGAACTCTACAGCCCTGGGTTCGGCGTTCCCGGGATTTTAGGCATTTCAGCCTTGCTGTTGTTTTTCTTCGGCCATCTGGTAGCGGGGTTTGCCGGTATGGAAGCAGTGCTGTTGTTTATAGCCGGATTAATTTTAATTATCATTGAATTATTTATGCCGGGATTTGGTATATTTGGTATACTGGGTATTGTGGCCGTGGGGGCCAGCTTAACCCTGGCCAGTGAAAATGTGATCATTGGCCTGCAAAATATTGGTATTGCTCTGTTATTAACCATCATAGTGGCTGCTGTTTTAAGTCGTTATTTGCACATCAAAGGCGTGTGGTCACGTCTGGTGTTGCAAGAGGGCTTATCCACAGAGGAAGGTCGGGCTGTTTTTGAGCAAAAGTCTGCCCTAGTGGGAAAAACGGGTATTGCTTTAACCAAACTGCGTCCATCAGGAGCGGTAAGAATCGATGGCCAGCGCTATGATGTTGTCAGCGATGGCACCGTCATTGAACAGGGGGCTAAAGTGGAAGTGATTAAGGTTGAAGGGCCCAGAATTGTGGTCAGGGAGCTGGATAATGAGGATGGTGTCTAA
- a CDS encoding GatB/YqeY domain-containing protein — MSLAEQLNSDMKQAMKNKEKTRLSVIRMVKAALKNEEIKLGRALTDEDVLTVLSREMKQRKESLQEFEKAGRDDLVETLKEEISVLETYLPEQMSEDELRQLVSDTITEVGAVSKADMGKVMGAIMPKVKGKADGALVNRLVQEALSR; from the coding sequence ATGTCCTTAGCTGAACAATTAAATAGCGATATGAAGCAAGCGATGAAAAATAAGGAAAAGACCAGGTTATCGGTGATCCGCATGGTTAAAGCTGCGCTAAAAAATGAAGAGATTAAACTAGGGAGAGCTTTAACCGATGAGGATGTGTTAACCGTTCTCTCCCGTGAGATGAAACAGCGCAAAGAATCCCTCCAAGAGTTTGAAAAAGCGGGACGCGATGATTTGGTTGAAACATTAAAAGAAGAAATCTCTGTTTTGGAGACGTACCTGCCTGAGCAAATGTCAGAAGATGAACTGCGACAGCTTGTCTCTGATACGATTACTGAAGTCGGCGCCGTCTCTAAAGCAGATATGGGTAAAGTCATGGGTGCCATTATGCCTAAAGTGAAAGGCAAGGCAGATGGTGCACTGGTTAACCGTTTGGTTCAGGAAGCTTTATCCCGGTAA
- the tatA gene encoding twin-arginine translocase TatA/TatE family subunit — protein sequence MSLGSIYNIGIPGLILIIVILLLLFGPSKLPELGKAIGQTLKEFRNSTKEVMDSNHDKQ from the coding sequence ATGTCCTTGGGAAGCATTTATAACATCGGTATTCCAGGTTTGATTCTCATCATTGTTATTCTGCTTCTGTTATTCGGCCCAAGTAAGTTGCCTGAACTTGGTAAAGCCATCGGTCAAACCTTAAAAGAGTTTCGCAATTCGACCAAAGAAGTCATGGATTCCAATCATGACAAACAGTAG
- the fdhD gene encoding formate dehydrogenase accessory sulfurtransferase FdhD — MLYKSCPEEYPVTLYLNGKELLTIQLTEVDLQDWATGYLFAEGIIDSVEEIKEIRFDPYRGNIFTEVESERFDMEQFLKRRRILTAGCGRGVTFRSLKEVGQFKKIKSNITVPLSYIREKMKAFAKQTPLYLKTGGMHAAAIIQPDGELIVREDIGRHNAVDKAIGAALKKGLPGPELIMLTTGRISFEMCAKVAKFGIGIAASRTAATNLAVALGMEISIDLIGYCRGQSAVVYTKGQYIWKDTSAAQRAP; from the coding sequence ATGCTGTATAAAAGCTGTCCAGAGGAATATCCTGTTACCCTTTACCTGAATGGCAAAGAGCTCCTAACCATACAGCTGACTGAGGTGGACCTTCAGGATTGGGCAACAGGCTATTTATTTGCTGAGGGGATAATTGACTCTGTTGAAGAGATTAAAGAAATCCGGTTTGATCCATACCGGGGTAATATTTTTACTGAAGTGGAATCAGAGCGGTTTGATATGGAGCAATTTTTGAAACGGAGGCGCATTTTGACTGCCGGATGCGGGCGGGGAGTCACCTTCCGTTCCCTTAAAGAAGTGGGGCAGTTTAAAAAGATAAAGTCAAATATCACTGTTCCCTTGTCCTATATAAGGGAGAAAATGAAAGCATTCGCTAAACAGACCCCCCTCTATCTGAAAACAGGCGGCATGCATGCCGCTGCCATTATCCAACCTGACGGGGAGCTTATCGTCCGGGAAGATATCGGCCGCCACAACGCCGTGGATAAGGCCATAGGGGCAGCATTGAAGAAAGGGTTGCCAGGACCTGAATTGATCATGCTGACTACCGGACGTATCTCCTTTGAGATGTGTGCCAAAGTAGCCAAATTCGGCATTGGTATTGCCGCTTCAAGAACAGCGGCCACCAACCTGGCTGTGGCGCTGGGGATGGAGATCTCAATCGATCTCATTGGCTACTGCCGGGGCCAATCTGCGGTTGTGTATACCAAAGGTCAGTATATATGGAAAGATACTTCTGCCGCCCAACGTGCCCCTTGA
- the rpsU gene encoding 30S ribosomal protein S21, giving the protein MLTQVRVRKNESIDDALRRFRRTCSKAGVISEVRKREFYEKPSVKRKKKSEAARKRKF; this is encoded by the coding sequence ATGTTGACTCAGGTACGCGTCCGCAAAAACGAATCCATTGACGATGCATTGCGTCGGTTCAGACGTACATGCTCTAAAGCTGGCGTGATTTCCGAAGTGCGTAAGCGTGAGTTTTATGAAAAACCAAGCGTCAAGCGCAAAAAGAAATCCGAAGCGGCTCGCAAACGTAAATTCTAG
- a CDS encoding histidine triad nucleotide-binding protein, translating to MSETIFSKIIRREAPAKIVHEDELTMAFYDINPKAPIHILIVPKKPIPTLADVTEEDLPLISHIHKVAQTLAKANECEGWRLVVNVGEKGGQEVFHLHYHLLGWPKA from the coding sequence ATGAGCGAGACGATTTTCAGTAAAATCATCCGCCGTGAAGCACCAGCCAAGATTGTGCATGAAGATGAGCTGACGATGGCTTTTTATGACATCAACCCCAAAGCGCCCATACATATTCTGATTGTTCCGAAAAAGCCAATCCCTACTTTGGCTGATGTGACGGAAGAAGATCTGCCTTTAATCAGCCACATTCACAAGGTGGCGCAAACTCTAGCTAAGGCCAATGAATGTGAGGGCTGGCGTCTGGTCGTTAATGTTGGCGAAAAGGGCGGGCAGGAAGTGTTCCATCTTCATTATCACTTGCTGGGCTGGCCAAAAGCATAA
- the floA gene encoding flotillin-like protein FloA (flotillin-like protein involved in membrane lipid rafts), with the protein MEAEAIMLILIIALAIIAFSVFFTFVPVMLWISALAAGVRVPIFTLVGMRFRRVIPARVINPLVKARKAGLDLSINQLESHYLAGGNVDRVVNALIAAHRANIDLSFERCAAIDLAGRDVLEAVQMSVNPKVIETPYIAGVAMDGIEVKAKARITVRANIDRLVGGAGEDTVIARVGEGIVSTIGSSELHKEVLENPDKISTTVLEKGLDAGTAFEILSIDIADVDIGKNIGAELQTDQAEADKKIAQAKAEERRAMAVAKEQEMRARVEEMRAKVTEAEAEVPLAMAEALRSGKLGVMDYYNLQNIMADTDMRQSIGRVTEQDDDTDKTGREK; encoded by the coding sequence ATGGAAGCAGAAGCGATTATGCTCATACTGATTATCGCCTTGGCGATTATTGCCTTTTCCGTCTTTTTCACCTTTGTGCCTGTGATGCTCTGGATTTCCGCCTTAGCTGCAGGTGTGCGCGTACCCATCTTTACCTTGGTGGGGATGCGTTTTCGCCGGGTTATTCCTGCCCGTGTCATCAACCCGTTAGTTAAAGCACGCAAAGCCGGGCTGGATTTAAGCATTAACCAACTGGAAAGCCACTACTTAGCCGGGGGGAATGTAGACCGCGTGGTTAACGCATTGATTGCGGCTCATCGGGCCAACATTGATCTGAGCTTTGAACGTTGTGCCGCCATTGACCTTGCTGGCCGTGACGTTTTGGAAGCGGTGCAAATGAGCGTTAACCCTAAAGTGATTGAAACCCCATATATTGCCGGTGTGGCTATGGATGGGATCGAAGTGAAAGCGAAAGCCAGAATTACTGTCCGCGCCAACATCGACCGTCTGGTGGGTGGTGCCGGTGAAGATACGGTGATCGCCCGTGTTGGTGAAGGGATCGTCTCAACGATCGGTTCGTCTGAGTTGCATAAAGAAGTGCTGGAAAACCCGGACAAAATTTCAACCACAGTGCTGGAGAAAGGGTTGGATGCCGGGACTGCCTTTGAAATACTGTCTATCGACATTGCTGATGTGGATATCGGCAAAAACATTGGTGCCGAGCTGCAAACAGACCAAGCTGAAGCTGACAAGAAAATTGCTCAGGCCAAAGCGGAAGAGCGGCGCGCCATGGCGGTGGCCAAAGAGCAAGAGATGCGTGCCCGCGTAGAAGAAATGAGAGCCAAAGTAACAGAAGCGGAGGCCGAAGTGCCCTTGGCCATGGCCGAAGCTTTGCGCAGCGGCAAGCTAGGTGTGATGGATTACTACAACCTGCAAAACATTATGGCTGATACCGATATGCGTCAATCGATCGGTCGTGTCACCGAACAAGATGATGACACAGACAAAACTGGCCGGGAAAAATAA